Proteins co-encoded in one Cytobacillus sp. NJ13 genomic window:
- a CDS encoding ABC transporter ATP-binding protein, with the protein MSANPRQHKDAPLLEVKNLETAFSIDGTYYNAVDNVSFRVKPRQIVGIVGESGCGKSVMSLSVMKLLPKGIGQIRNGEIIFDGIHLEKMTDSEINKIRGKDIAMIFQEPMTSLNPVFSIGFQLQEVLFNHMKISKKEARLKSIALLKSVGISRPEKIVDEYPHQLSGGMRQRVMIAIAIACQPKLLIADEPTTALDVTVQAQILELLKEIQEVNDMSVILITHDLGVVAEMCDEVIVMYAGKTAERTDVDSLFHNPKHPYTQLLMGAIPKMDEEVEKLSTIKGIVPSLKNMPKTGCKFAARCPKAMPECLTVTPQLAENEEGHEVACLLYETSQPKQEVNA; encoded by the coding sequence ATGAGCGCAAATCCCCGTCAACATAAAGACGCACCATTACTAGAGGTGAAGAATTTAGAAACGGCTTTTTCCATAGATGGTACATACTATAACGCAGTTGATAATGTTTCTTTTAGAGTTAAACCTAGACAAATAGTTGGAATCGTAGGAGAGTCGGGCTGCGGGAAATCTGTAATGAGCCTCTCTGTCATGAAGCTCCTGCCTAAAGGAATTGGCCAAATCCGAAACGGAGAAATCATCTTTGACGGTATTCATTTGGAGAAGATGACAGATTCAGAGATTAATAAAATCAGGGGAAAAGATATCGCAATGATATTCCAGGAACCTATGACTTCTTTAAATCCTGTTTTCTCTATCGGGTTCCAGCTGCAGGAAGTATTATTCAATCATATGAAAATCTCCAAAAAAGAAGCGCGGCTTAAAAGTATTGCACTTCTAAAAAGTGTGGGAATTTCAAGGCCTGAAAAAATTGTAGATGAATATCCCCATCAGCTTTCAGGCGGTATGAGGCAAAGGGTCATGATCGCCATCGCCATTGCCTGCCAGCCGAAGCTGCTGATCGCCGATGAGCCGACAACTGCTCTGGACGTTACTGTACAAGCCCAAATTCTTGAGCTTCTAAAAGAAATCCAGGAAGTCAATGATATGTCAGTCATTTTGATAACTCATGACCTGGGTGTTGTGGCTGAGATGTGTGATGAGGTAATTGTTATGTATGCAGGAAAGACAGCAGAGCGGACAGATGTTGATTCCTTATTTCACAATCCGAAACACCCTTATACTCAGCTCCTGATGGGAGCCATTCCGAAAATGGATGAAGAAGTGGAAAAGCTAAGCACAATTAAAGGAATTGTCCCTTCATTAAAAAATATGCCTAAAACAGGGTGCAAATTTGCGGCGCGCTGCCCTAAGGCTATGCCTGAATGCCTGACAGTTACACCTCAATTGGCAGAAAATGAAGAAGGACATGAGGTTGCCTGTCTGCTTTACGAGACAAGCCAGCCGAAACAAGAGGTGAACGCATAA
- a CDS encoding DUF2268 domain-containing putative Zn-dependent protease (predicted Zn-dependent protease with a strongly conserved HExxH motif), protein MYKPDRFSRNDFKELKEKETWDLAEKIYLKYRKKWGGPNIDVYIFPSAGGGLFSRHSGKSGVSFANMLFLFLPSDIEEDEVEALFVHEYHHACRINSQKKKLEDFTLLDSIILEGLAEHAVEIHCGKKFRGSWCSRYSKEEIRNFWDKLIKAQLKLKKNERLHQKVLYGERPYPPLLGYAAGYEIIREFREKKSFSTKLSFIAPSEYFVDQTLYKLES, encoded by the coding sequence ATGTATAAGCCTGACCGGTTCAGCAGGAATGATTTTAAGGAATTAAAAGAAAAAGAAACATGGGACCTAGCAGAAAAAATATACTTAAAATATAGGAAGAAGTGGGGCGGTCCTAATATTGATGTTTATATCTTCCCATCGGCAGGAGGAGGTCTTTTTTCGCGGCATTCTGGAAAATCGGGAGTTTCATTCGCAAATATGCTCTTTCTGTTTCTTCCTTCTGATATAGAAGAAGACGAAGTAGAGGCTTTATTTGTGCATGAATATCACCATGCTTGCAGGATTAACTCACAGAAAAAAAAGCTTGAAGATTTTACGCTGCTTGATTCCATCATATTAGAAGGGCTTGCTGAACATGCGGTAGAAATACATTGTGGTAAGAAATTCAGAGGATCCTGGTGCAGCAGATATTCAAAAGAAGAGATCAGGAATTTCTGGGATAAATTGATTAAAGCTCAATTGAAATTAAAAAAGAATGAGAGGCTTCATCAGAAGGTACTATATGGTGAAAGACCCTACCCTCCATTACTTGGCTATGCTGCTGGCTACGAAATTATAAGAGAATTTAGAGAGAAAAAAAGTTTTTCTACAAAACTATCTTTTATTGCGCCATCCGAATATTTTGTGGATCAAACTTTATATAAACTGGAGTCGTAA
- the fabF gene encoding beta-ketoacyl-ACP synthase II, with translation MNKRRVVVTGIGAVTPLGNNTETTWNNIKSGVSGVGPLTRLNADEYPAKVAAEVKDFNPEEYIDKKDARKMDRFTHYAVASSFMAVKDANLQITDENAHRIGVWIGSGIGGMETFENQYETFMKRGYRRVSPFFVPMMIPDMATGQVSIYLGAKGFNSCTVTACATGTNSIGDAFKVIQRGDADAMISGGAEAPITKMSVAGFCANTALSTNPDPKTASRPFDQNRDGFVIGEGAGIVVLEELEHALARGAKIYAEIVGYGATGDAYHITAPAPGGEGGARAMKMAIEDGGLKPEDIDYINAHGTSTDYNDKFETLAIKEVFGEHAYKLAVSSTKSMTGHLLGAAGGIEAIFTVLAMKEGILPPTINLVNPDPECDLDYVPNKAREKEITAAMSNSLGFGGHNATIVFKRYE, from the coding sequence ATGAATAAAAGAAGAGTTGTAGTTACAGGCATCGGAGCTGTAACACCGCTTGGAAATAATACAGAGACGACATGGAACAATATTAAATCAGGGGTTTCAGGTGTTGGACCTCTGACTAGATTAAATGCAGATGAATATCCGGCTAAGGTAGCTGCTGAGGTAAAGGATTTCAATCCTGAAGAATATATTGACAAAAAAGATGCCAGAAAAATGGACCGCTTCACACACTATGCTGTTGCTTCATCCTTTATGGCTGTAAAGGATGCGAACCTTCAGATTACAGATGAAAATGCGCATCGCATCGGTGTTTGGATTGGTTCAGGCATTGGTGGTATGGAAACTTTTGAAAATCAATATGAGACATTTATGAAGCGCGGGTACAGAAGGGTGAGCCCATTCTTCGTTCCAATGATGATTCCGGATATGGCAACGGGGCAAGTCTCCATTTACTTAGGGGCAAAAGGGTTTAACTCCTGTACAGTAACTGCATGTGCCACTGGCACAAACTCAATCGGCGATGCCTTTAAGGTTATTCAGCGAGGCGATGCCGATGCGATGATCTCAGGCGGAGCAGAAGCGCCAATAACAAAAATGTCTGTAGCTGGATTTTGTGCCAACACAGCACTTTCAACCAATCCAGATCCAAAAACAGCCAGCCGTCCATTTGATCAGAATCGTGACGGGTTTGTTATTGGAGAAGGTGCGGGAATTGTAGTACTTGAAGAATTGGAGCATGCACTTGCCCGCGGCGCAAAAATTTATGCTGAAATCGTGGGATATGGCGCTACCGGGGATGCGTATCATATCACTGCACCTGCTCCAGGAGGAGAAGGCGGAGCAAGAGCCATGAAAATGGCGATTGAAGACGGGGGCTTAAAGCCGGAAGATATCGATTATATTAATGCCCATGGTACAAGTACTGATTATAATGATAAATTTGAAACATTGGCAATCAAAGAGGTGTTCGGAGAGCATGCCTATAAATTGGCAGTAAGCTCGACTAAATCAATGACGGGACATCTTCTGGGAGCTGCAGGCGGAATTGAAGCCATTTTCACAGTTCTGGCAATGAAGGAAGGGATCCTGCCGCCGACCATTAATCTCGTAAACCCGGATCCTGAATGTGATCTGGATTATGTTCCAAATAAGGCAAGGGAAAAAGAAATAACAGCCGCAATGAGCAATTCACTAGGCTTTGGCGGCCACAATGCTACCATTGTCTTTAAAAGATATGAATAA
- a CDS encoding beta-ketoacyl-ACP synthase III, with translation MNAGIIGIGRYLPEKVVTNADLEKIVDTSDEWIRTRTGIEERRIADDSIDTSDMAYESALKALENAGIEPEDLDLILVATVTPDYPFPSVACMLQERLNANKAAAMDISAACAGFMYGIITGKQFIETGTYKHVLVVGVEKLSKITDWNDRNTAVLFGDGAGAAVIGPVSDGRGILSFELGADGTGAKHLYQDEYIIMNGREVFKFAVRQMGESCINVLDKAGLSKEDVDFLIPHQANIRIMEASRQRLELPVEKMSKTVDKYGNTSASSIPIALVEELEAGKIKDDDLLVMVGFGGGLTWGAIAIRWGR, from the coding sequence ATGAATGCTGGAATTATAGGAATCGGAAGATATCTTCCTGAAAAAGTGGTAACAAATGCAGATTTGGAGAAAATAGTTGATACTTCTGATGAATGGATTCGGACCAGGACTGGAATTGAGGAAAGAAGAATTGCGGATGACAGCATAGATACATCTGATATGGCGTATGAGTCAGCACTTAAAGCATTGGAAAATGCAGGCATTGAACCAGAGGATTTAGATCTTATTTTAGTTGCAACGGTTACACCGGATTACCCGTTTCCATCTGTTGCCTGCATGCTTCAGGAGCGATTAAATGCAAACAAGGCAGCGGCAATGGATATTAGTGCTGCATGTGCAGGTTTCATGTATGGTATCATAACGGGAAAACAGTTTATTGAAACAGGGACATATAAACATGTATTGGTAGTAGGTGTTGAAAAGCTTTCCAAAATTACAGACTGGAATGACCGTAATACTGCTGTTTTATTTGGAGACGGAGCAGGTGCAGCTGTAATCGGGCCAGTCTCAGATGGCCGGGGAATATTATCATTTGAATTAGGTGCAGATGGCACAGGCGCAAAACATCTATATCAGGATGAATATATCATTATGAATGGACGCGAAGTGTTCAAATTTGCGGTTCGCCAAATGGGTGAAAGCTGCATCAACGTACTTGATAAAGCTGGATTATCCAAAGAGGATGTAGATTTCCTAATACCTCATCAGGCGAATATCCGCATTATGGAAGCTTCCCGTCAAAGACTGGAACTTCCGGTTGAGAAGATGTCGAAAACAGTGGATAAATACGGAAATACTTCTGCTTCATCTATTCCAATTGCATTGGTGGAAGAACTGGAAGCGGGTAAAATTAAAGATGATGATTTGCTCGTGATGGTCGGCTTTGGCGGAGGGCTGACTTGGGGAGCCATTGCGATAAGATGGGGAAGATAA